One genomic region from Ptychodera flava strain L36383 chromosome 14, AS_Pfla_20210202, whole genome shotgun sequence encodes:
- the LOC139149250 gene encoding uncharacterized protein yields MADKKTKSKPPGSAGTTGEIASTNTSALPPLPNQAAGEIAQTAENNPSTATATSGVTSTSRSSVASKWKGAAGTAAKRPSVMVSTSSRPGTATENDPKRLSVDSRKLSIDGSQFHHSRRPSRVSVVSVDYPNKLQLQQINAAATQSNGHSQGFQQHVKISEKGIRAAIPIMPMPIAIMCCTLNFIIPGSGTIISGFTLFCCSSPQDHSKKDEITDQVCTNLWVGVSQLMTITFLLVGWFWSIAWGVLMLQVAKSHILVKKQEKEIQTALTVASAFMSNTHNTF; encoded by the exons ATGGCTGATAAAAAGACGAAAAGCAAGCCGCCGGGAAGTGCTGGAACGACAGGGGAAATTGCGTCGACCAACACATCCGCGCTGCCGCCGTTACCGAACCAGGCTGCCGGAGAGATCGCCCAGACGGCCGAGAACAATCCGTCTACCGCAACCGCTACCTCCGGAGTTACTTCGACATCGCGGTCGTCGGTAGCCAGCAAATGGAAAGGGGCAGCCGGGACCGCCGCGAAGAGACCGTCTGTGATGGTATCGACTTCGTCGAGACCGGGCACGGCGACTGAAAACGACCCGAAACGATTGTCTGTTGACTCCAGGAAACTGTCAATCGACGGATCACAGTTTCATCACTCCAGACGACCGTCACGAGTCTCTGTCGTTTCTGTTGATTACCCGAATAAACTACAACTACAACAGATCAATGCCGCCGCGACACAAAGCAATGGGCACTCGCAGGGATTTCAACAGCACGTGAAAATCAGCGAAAAGGGTATCCGAGCGGCCATACCAATAATGCCAATGCCCATAGCCATAATGTGTTGTACACTAAACTTTATCATTCCTGGGTCAG GGACGATAATTTCTGGATTTACGCTATTCTGCTGCAGCAGTCCTCAAGATCACAGCAAGAAAGACGAGATTACAGATCAAGTGTGTACCAATCTTTGGGTCGGAGTGTCCCAACTCATGACCATCACATTCCTATTGGTGGGCTGGTTTTGGAGCATCGCATGGGGAGTTCTTATGCTACAGGTCGCAA AGTCCCACATACTGGTGAAAAAACAGGAGAAGGAAATCCAGACCGCATTGACTGTGGCTAGCGCCTTTATGAGTAATACCCACAATACATTCTAA